catttttattttcttccttctcatttcttCAATTTTGCCCTAATGTTCATTTTCCAACTTCTGGAGAAGAAAGCTGGGTTGTGTGATTTGCTAAATGATAAGAGGAACAACAGAACAAGAAGACTTAATCGTTATAACTATATTTTTGCACCTATTAACACAGCCTCAAAAATCCATCAACCAACAGCTAACAGAAATGcgagaagaaatatataaatcaacAATTAATAGTTGATTTTAACACACCTCTTTCAGAAACTGATAGATTAAACAGAGATACATAAGCAGAgatattgaattataattaataaactcaaatattatatatatacaaaagtagaggACAAACAGTGGACATCCCTGGAGAGAGTAAAAATAGGAAGAGTGTCAAGgacaacttttaaattttactctgtATACGTATGTATTGTTAGGATTTTGTATAATGAATTTATTTGTGCATTATTTGTATACTTCAAAGAACCAGAAGAGTTAAAAGGCAAAAAAGCAATAATGGTTCAACTGGCTGGCTCACATTTTTCCACCACAACACTCTGTCAAAACTTTGATGAAATCAATATACATGGGGATTATTATAATTCCTTTGAAAACTCATTTACAAAGTAGGAAGTAAGAGTAATGTGGGAAATTTTATGTGGTAAGTACTTAAGGACTATATTTAGATACAAACAAGCACTTGAGGATAAGGCAAATTGCACTGCTGAACTGCAAAAGCAACTCACAGTGGGTCAGAACACAGGTGTGCACATTTCAATTCCCATCTAGCAAGTCTTCATAGTAGCTAGTTTGAGAGAATGTGTCCATCAACTTTGGAAGAGTAAGAAAAGAAGAGTCACAGAAACAAACCTGATAATACTCCTCCCAGcattggtcagaaaagatagagCTTTACCCAACAGGCTTTGAGTATTTCTACTGAGATGCATGAAACTAATCTCTTAGCTTCGTGCTATCAGGCAATCAATTTATTAGTTTGCCCAACTTCCCTTGTTCTGAAACAAGCATTTCTGACCCCCAGGCAGTTCTGTCTACATGATTTGAGAATATTGCTGATGTTGAAAGCAGTAAGTCAATCCCTGCAACTATGATTTCTCATGGTAAACCAATTTTGTGGATTCTGATTACATTTTAACTTCCCAAATAGACTATAGAGAGAGAATATGCTAATTATTTCCTGTCCGTGTGAGCTACATTTTTagggtaaatttattttttttatatatatatatatatatttaaatatttatttatttggctgcatcgggtcttagttgctgcacgcaggcttttcgttgcagtgcacaggcttctctctagtcgtggcgtgcagactctctagctgtggtgcgtgggctctctagttgcagtgcgcgggctcagtagttgtggcacacgggcttagttgccccgcggcatgtggaatcttagttccccgaccagggatggaacccaagtcccctgcattggaaggcggattcttaaccactggaccaccagggaagtccctagggtaAATTTACAAATTGGCATTCTGGCACTTATCTCAGGCTGTGTGTTTTAGTTGGCATGGTCAAGAGCACACTTCTTATCCTAGAAAGTGAAAGGTATAACTGCCTTCCCTGATGACATGGTATATATGCCACTTCCGGACGGCTGTATGTTCTCTACAAATTGTTTTACTTGAACCCACTCTGGCCATTGTGATCATCCATTTCCTTTCTAAGAGCTTATATACATTCTGTCAataattcagtttaaaattttcctgGCAAGCAACTAGAAACTGACTGATTTGAGATTCtagaatttatcatttttccctttttgaatATTTACCTATCTGTTTTCTGACACCTCTCTCATAATCATGATTTCTCCAAGAATACTCAGGTGGTTCTGTAAGCAGCCCCTTCCTTCCACTTCCTACCATGCAATAATGTAGGgcccaaacagaaaagaaaggaaaagaaaaagcaaagtgcaaaggTCAAATTTTCTTAGATAACTAtcaatttactcattcattcatcctctcAACAAACATTGGTGGATTTCTGGAAAGAGCACGCTATAGAGCatttgaaagaaattgaacacAGTGTTCTTGCCCACCGTTGGAGTAGTGGGGGGTGGTTAAAGTGTGTGTTAAATAACATCTACAATAGGAAACAACtagcaaacaagaaaacaactgCATTAAAATATCATGTTTCCAACTTGGATGCCAAATGCTTAGagtatttccatttgcttggTCAGTAGAGTTTTACTAAGCATATAGTAATTAACACAAAATAAGGGAGAGAGTGGTTAGTGTAAATTGAAGTTactatagaaattttttttagaacAGTAACCTTTAAACGGGGATCCTCATACCTTAGGGGAACATGAATCTTTTCCAAGAGGACTCAAGTTCTAGGGCTTAGTTTTGGTTTATCTAGGACTGTTTTGGGTTTAGCGCTGAAAGTCTGGCATCCCAGGAAGCCCTCAGTCCCTAAGGCTTGACCTCAGCCTCCATATTCGCTCCTTCCTAAAACTGATATGACTGAGGTTTTGCCTGGTTCTGCTTTCCCACCACTCACCTCTTCATAAGAACCCTTCTCTCACTTTATACTAACCGTACATCTTACTCAGTCCTAATTTTATTATGATGACTAGTCGTGGGGTGAAAAAAACTCCAGGGCACCAAAAAAGGGAGACAATTGGAAATATTGATATGGGCAAAGCCTCCTTTAATCTAGGCATCATAGACCCTTGGAAAGGCATCTCATCTTTCACTTATATACTgtgacggttaattttatgtgtcaactgggCCAAGGGGTGCCccgatatttggttaaacattattctgggtgtgtctgcgaGGGTGTCTCTAGATGAGATTACAtctgaatcagtagactgagcaAGCAGATTGCCCTTCCAAGGGTGGGCCTTGTCCAATTCATGGAAAGCCCGGATAGAACGAAAAGGTGGAGTAAGGGAGAATTTACTATGTACACTTCGAAGGTGTTACAATTTTAGttgtgaattatacctcagtaaagctaaaaaattatagaacataactgattaaaaaaaaaaagcaaacatataaGCATTATCCCAAGGGGGGAAAAGGTGTGGAGCATGAACCACTGctcagaaagcaaagaaaacaagaagtTGAAGGGAGGCTCTAGGCTGTACAGCTGGGGAGAAGCCTggatggaggaggtggtgggaacTGTAAATATATgggcagagagcagaggtggGGGCTGGGCCCTGAAGGAGAGACTGAAGGCCCCAGGGAATTTTGCTTGCTTCAGTTTTGTCAAGGGCCAGCCTGTGGATGATCTCTGAGAGAAGGTCCTAGAGCCTTGAGGAGGAGAGTCTATGATGTCAGCCCCCGACCTCTGTGACATAGGCACTAGATGCCAGGGACAACTGCCCCAGGAAAAggggctcccagctcccagctcccgaGGGCTGCTGGGACAAAGTGCCCACCTCCCAGAGGTTTTCACCAGCTAGCCCcactgctactactgctactgagCGTGAAAAGCCATCGTGGCTGGGGCCAGACTGAGCCAGAGGACATCAGCGTTAGGGAAGACTGGGATTAGGGCAACCAGAGTGCCAGGAAGCCAGGATGCTTGCAGAATCACTGATTCAGGTTTAGGAGAACAAAAACCTGGTAACAGAAGACCTCCGCCTGGCTGAAGGAGGACCGAGGGCAAGGCTCAGACAGAACTCTTGGTCAGAGTGAGTTTTGGGTGACAGACgctgggggcagagaggggcGTACCCACCATTTGTTGactctgttcctctctctcccagGTCCCACATCAGTGAAGTGCCTTGAGAAACACAGCCCAGAGGAACCCTCATTGGTAAGAGCTCACAGCACCAGAACACCCTCATTTCCTAGTCCCATCTCAGTCCCCATCTCCCAAGCCCCCTCCCCTAACTCCATCCTATccatcctcccctccttccctactCCTCTCCTCCTTAGCTCTTACCTTCTCTGGAGCTTTTTGCCAGCTCTTCTGACCCCAGGGTGACATGGATCTAGGGCCTTGGTGAACCAGCCTGCATGGTACATAAGTCAGAACCAGAAATGGACCCAGCCTCCCAATATCTTgggctctgtttctttctctacaGATCCTATGGGCTGTGTCTTCCTCCCTGGCCCACCCAGATAACTTCTGCTGTCATTCAGCTCCCAAGAGTCAGTCCTGATTCTCCATCCCCTCCATCCCTCATCACTGGCCCACTGCAAAGAAGTGAGAAGGCAAGTTTAGAGCCAAACTCCCGTCTGAACACCCAGAGAAGCTGGTGCTCCAGGGCTGGGTGTCTCCTTGGCTTGCCACCAACAGTCCTACCAACACCAGGCTGGAGCCACATTCTGTGCACAGAAGGCCTTGATTTCTCGGCCACTTCTGGCCCCAGAGATGCTGGTCCTGCCGCTGCCAGGTCTCTAATCTGTGGGCTTGACACTCCATTCTCCTCTGGATTCAAGGCAATGTTGCCTCAAAACAAGGACCAAGTGCTGCTACAGAACGCAGCACCCCCTGGGCGCCCCCCTCGGGGCCCCTCAAAAATTGTGGACTCCCTTCCCTGCAACCTTCGACCTCAACCTCCCCAACAATCACTCCgtcccacccacccaccttgCTCTCCTCCCCCATGGTCCCACTCTGCAGGCTCCCATTTCTACTCTTCTGACTCAAATTCAGACTTTGTCCTACATCCCTACTCTTCTTATCTCCCAagttccccttctttctttcatcagaattGCCTCTCTGTCTCTGCACCACGTTCTTCCTCGCCCTCCCACTGGCTATACCCATCTCCTACTCTCACTcactcctcttctctctctcagccACAGAACTCCTCTCTCCTGAGCTCATGTTGCCAGTCTCCTTCCCACCCCGAAGACGTACCTAGCTCCACTCTCACCTCCCCAAGCCCCAGTCTACCCTCTCGTGGGGTTCACTCTAACAGCCGGACATGGCACTCGCAGCAGCACAGGAACACCGGGTCccctgtgggggaggggggctgcgTGGCAAGCGAGAGGGACCCTGCAGAGTTCAGGGACCcaggagccctggtccaggccctCGTGGTTCATCTGGGGCAACGCCGTATAGCCCACGACCTGCGGCTACGGCTTTTGCAGTGCCTGTGGCAAGGCAAAACCGGCAAGTCCCCGGTCGTGGAGTATCCTGTCTGTCTGGTATGTCTCCGGCCCCGCAGCCCCTCTTGCCCTATCCCCAGGTACAGGACTGGACCCAGGCTACTTGCTTTCCTCCAGCTACTGCCCTGTGCGCAGGGCCAGGAATCCGGACCACTGCGCATCGGCATTGGCTTTGGCCTCCGCCTGCCTCGGGGCCAGGCCAGGGCCTTACATCTGTTGCGAGAAAGAAGGCCGGAGGAAGTAGGGCCTCGGGGAGAGGCCGCTCAGGCCCGTGGGTGTTAAGCCCAGGCATCTCAAGCCCCAGCAGCTCAGGCCCAGGCAGATCTAGGCCCAGGCAACCCCTCCCAGAACGGGAGCCTCAGGTCTGTAGGCCCTCAATCACCAAACTCCATGTGCTGGTCAGGGTCTCAGACTCAGGCACCAAAACAGGCCACTGTCTCCCTGAAGCCCAGACATTCCTCTGCCTCAAAGAGGCCTGCCTCTCCAGAGCCCATTCTCCGAAAGTCACCACTCTAGAGCCACGGAGGCTCCCTGGAGCACCTCCTCCGAACCCCACCATCCCTGCCCGGCCCCAGATCTCAGGGGGCCCCCGAGACACTCTgaagggctggctggctggaggtCAGCTATGTTCTCCAGGCCTGAACCCTGGGAGCCCCTTGTGGAGTCTGCTTTCTCCTGGCTGAAGAGGACCAAGGGCACCCAAGGCCCCACTCAGCCTTCGGTGTATCCAATAAAGCCTGACCCTGCAAAACTTGTGTTTGTGTCTTGCTGAGCAGATCCTGGGGGTGGCTGTACCTTCAGGGTGACCAGAACCCAACAAGGGGTGGAGGAGAGTCAAAGGAAACAGAATGACCAAGGAGAGTGAGTGCCATATATCTGAGGAGGGCAAGGGACCCATAAGCCCTGAGCACCTGAGATGTGCAGAGGGCTCTGCCAGGCCCTTCACCCATTTAATTCGATTTGTTGGGACAGGTAATGGCATCCCCAGAGACGAAGCCACTGGGCCCCTTCCTCTGGCTGCACCTTAGATTAAAAGGACTCATGCTGACAAGGCCAGGGGAGCAGCAGGACATGTCTCCTTGCAGGCAAGGGCAAGCCTAGCGTTCACTGCAGAGAAACACGGGGTCCTCACGTTGGAGATCAGAAATCCAAGGGCCCCCTCAGGAGGGTGGGGTGCGAGGCAGACCTTGGATAAATCACTTCTTCTCTTGGGTAAACGTAAAGGCTGCGCTCGACGAGTCTGCGTATCACTCCTGAAGTGTGGACAGTCCTGATCCACGGATTTCTTTATTAAAGGCTTATTAACCTCCCTTAACCTTTATTGGCACACcccgtccccaccccccacccaccccgctaCTGCAGATCAAGACATTTCCTTGAAGCTGGTGCGCGCCCCCAAAGCCCCGCAAAAAGATGGCGGAGTCTGCCTTCACAAGCGGGCGGAGACCGGCATCCTGGAGCTGGGGCTCCGCCTGCCCGCGGCCGGCTAGTGCTGACGCGTATTGGCGGCTCTGCGCCTGCGTGAGGAGTGCGGGCTCGGTGCGCCTGCGCCTTGCGCGTCTGCGAGACCGGGTTAGGCGGCCCGCGGCAGCGATAGGGAGCCTTGTGTGTAGTTACAGTTTCTGCAACCCGGCGGCTGTGAGAGGGGTCTGGAGTCCTCCCGGCGGCGACCGGACCAAAGTCAACAGCGACCGTAGCAGCAGTCGAAGGCCGGGCGGCATGTCCCCGGTGCCTCGGCGCAGACAGTGAAGCGCTGGGCGAGCGGGATGGGTCGGCGCCGGGCGCCAGAGCTGTACCGGGCCCCGTTCCCGTTGTACGCGCTTCAGGTCGACCCCAGCGCTGGGCTGCTCATCGCTGCGGGCGGAGGAGGCGCCGCCAAGACCGGCATAAAGAACGGCGTGGTGAGTACAGTGCTCCTGGGGCCGGGTCGCGCCACGGGCTGAGGGCGATTCTGGGAGGGTCTGGGGGCGGGCCGCACCCCTGCTTCGGACCCGGCCCCTCCCGGGTGGGAACCCCGGCATGCCGGGCGTCCCGGCGCGAATTTCAATCGAGAACTCACCGGTCAGTTGAGAGGCTCCTAAGGTAAAGTGAAAACTGCACACGGCGCTACCTAGGCACGAACGCTTCAGTTCGACCTCAGGATTAGCACCAGGGGTCTTATCCTGGCTTTTTCCAGGGGGACCACATAGACTTGTCTGCCAGACTAATAGCAGCGGCGAGTGAAATAGAAGCTAGGGTTTCATCATTCTTCTTGATCTGCAAACTAGAGCCTTGCTTGCTGTACAGATTCGTGaggctcaaaaaagaaaaaaggttgcaAAAAGTCTTTTAAACTAGAAAGTGTAGTTAGCAAAGGGGTAGAGCATCAGACTATAGGATGTAAGTTTGCCCTTGAGGTGCTCTCTGAACCTCACCCTGGTTCCCTCTCCCACAGCACTTTCTGCAACTGGAGCAGATTAATGGGCGCCTTAGCGCCTCCTTACTACACTCCCATGACACAGAGACACGGGCCACCATGAACTTGGCGCTGGCTGGTAACATCCTTGCAGCGGGGCAGGATGCCCACTGTCAGCTCCTGCGCTTCCAGATCCATCAGCAGAAGAGCAAAAACAAGGCAGGGAAGGCAGGTGAGAGCCCCCTCTCTAGGTTTGGGAGGAGGGTTAAATAAGTAAGATCTCTCTCATCTCGGTCTCTGATGAAGTGGGGCTGGAAGTGGGGTTATGGTAGCAGGCGAGAAGTTCGATGTTCACCACTAGAGAGGGGGCCAGTACTACTTACCTGAGAAACCTGGAACCTGGCAGGCTGTTTGTGTTGCAGGTTCCAAGGAGCAGGGGCCTCGACAAAGGAAAGGGGCTGCCCCAGCAGAGAAGTCTGGAGCTGAAACCCACCAGGAGGAGATAGAATTCAGCGTAGAGAATTTGCAGGCGGTGCAGACAGACTTCAGCACTGATCCACTGCAGAAAGTTGTATGCTTCAACCATGATAGTACCCTGCTTGCCACTGGAGGGACAGATGGCTACGTTCGTGTCTGGAAGGTGTGGTTTTGGGAGGTTAGAGGATGAGTGTCAGTAGCAGCAAGGCCAGAATTGTGAGAAGCTGAACATGGGTTCTGGGGAACTTGTGAGTGAAGCCTGCACTGAGCGGCCATTAGTAGAGAAGAGGGGGAGTATCATTGCGCTCTTGccgggtacctaggctaactgtGGTGGTGGTTTGGCTGCAGGTACCCACCTTGGAGAAAGTTCTGGAGTTCAGAGCCCACGAAGGGGAGATTGAGGACCTGGCTTTGGGGCCTGATGGCAAGGTGAGGAGTTGAGAGGGCGGAGAAAGTAGGTGATTATGCTGCTTGCCCAGTAAGTGGATCCCCTAACCGTCCATCCTTGGAATCTTGATTCCTGACTAGTTGGTAACTGTGGGCTGGGACCTTAAGGCCTCCGTGTGGCAGAAGGATCAGCTGGTGACACAGCTGCACTGGCAAGAGAACGGACCCACCTTTTCTAACACGCCTTACCGCTACCAGGCCTGCAGGTGTGGAGACCCCAGAGGGTGGCTGAAGGAGGCACAGCCTAGatgtgggggagtgggaggagacTGGGGGGAAGCTGGGGAGGGTCGGAGCCCTGTCGGGTGTTACCCTAGGCCTCACCAGGGTGCAGGAGGGCACACACCTCTGAGGAGGGTTGGGCAGGCCCCAGGAGCTGAACAGCTTCTCGCCCGGCCCCCAGGTTTGGGCAGGTTCCAGACCAGCCTGCTGGGCTGCGACTCTTCACGGTGCAGATTCCCCACAAGCGTCTGCGCCAGCCCCCGCCCTGCTACCTCACGGCCTGGGATGGCTCCACGTTCTTGCCCCTTCGGACCAAGTCCTGTGGCCATGAAGTCATCTCCTGCCTTAGCGTCAGGTGTGAGACAGTGGTGGCTTGGCTGGGTATGGGGGGACCAGGGGGAGCTCAGGGAGACGTGAGTCCCTGAGGACTGTTGTTGCGGCACAGACTCCAGGACAGTgagcattttattgtttgttgCAGTGAATCGGGCACCTTCCTAGGCCTGGGCACGGTCACTGGCTCTGTTGCCATCTACATAGCTTTCTCTCTCCAGGTAATGAGTGGAGGTGGGCACAGCCCTGAGGGCTTTTGGGGTGGGGATTCTAGGCCTGCTTCTGCACTGAGTGTGCAGGAAGGAGTCTGGCCCAGCCTGTAGCGGGAAAGTCTTCTGGGGGCAGAGGCCGTGTTTTCCGGAAGGAATGTTCCCAGTTGGGCCTTCCCTCACTAGTTTTCCTCCTGTCCCCAGCGCCTGTACTACATGAAGGAGGCCCATGGCATCGTGGTGACGGATGTGGCCTTTCTACCTGAGAAGGGTCGTGGTCCAGAGCTCCTTGGGTCCCAGGAAACTGCTctgttttctgttgctgttgaTAGCCGTTGCCAGCTACACCTGCTGCCCTCACGACGTGAGTCACTGGGGTGGGTGCAGTGGGGGAACCACCCCAGCTTTCGCTGTAGCGAAAACTTGCCTCCTGGAGAATGGGATGCTTATCTGTAGCCACTACCCCCTTCTTGAATGGTTCTGTTCTCTGGGCTGTGATGCTCCTTTGCCTCCtgactccttcccttctccccttgcAGGGAGTGTTCCTatatggctgctgctgctgctgtgtgtCGGGCTTATCGTTGTGACCATCCTGCTGCTCCAGAGGGCCTTTCCAGCTTTTCTTTAGCCTCCCTGCTCCCAGGGAGCCAGGGGCCTGGAAACTGCCACCTTCTAGACCAGTGTGGGCCTACCACTGCTCGCTCCATCTGGGTCCACAGCTGAGGTTGCCTCTGATGAGACTAATGGGCAACGCCTGCCCTTTCCAGTGAAAGCTTGGCTGTGGCCCTGTGCGACACTGAGTCCTGGGAGCCTTGCATTCGTCATCTGTGGATCCGCCCAGGACAGTGGTGTCTGAAGGCCAGGCCACACcacctgtctccttccctctgcctacCAGAGGCTCCATAGTTGAGCTTGTCCTTTCTCCAGAAATATGTGAAGATGCCCAAGAACCTGGAGGCACTGCTCTCCTTCCTGCAGAAACAGTCgttttcttctcctccccttaCAGCCTCGTGGCCAGTTGCTCTTCACATGAGCTCCTGGCATTTGCTGGGAAAAGCACTGGCCTGGGACTTGGTATTAGAGAAGGAAGGGGCGAAAGGAAGAACCAGGCAGTCATCTTGGGGTTCAGCTGGGTAGCTCCAAGCCAGCCAGGCCAAATATGCAGTAAATTCCTGGACAGTCTACCCTAGCcttgagaaaagggaaaatgaactTCAGCGCATTAGGCAGGAAAAGTTGATATTTAATAAACAAGCGAAGCCTGAACTGAGGCTCCAGATGGTACTCTTGTCAGCTTTTGCCTCCCTCAGGAGGAGTGGGTGCCCTGAGGCTGAGCAGCTCTGCTGGGTGCTGGAAGATGGCTTTGGCATACGGATGCATGAGGCGGCTCACGTAGCAGTGCTGCCAGGGAAGCAGTCCTTCCGGGAAGCCGATGTGGCCACCCCGAGCTGTGACGAGCAGTGCAACGTGGGGAGAATGTTGGGCAGCCTGTAGGGGAAGGGCTAGGAGGCGTTGGAGAGGAGGTCAGGAGCCCTGGCCTCTGCTGAGAGCCCAGGCTCTTTCCGCTTGCACTTGCATGGCCCATTTCCCCCGGGGCCTGAAGCGTCCAGATCCCAGGTGCTCGCTGTGGACCGGGGAGAAGGGGTCATCAGCTGCATTGaggcagagcacagggagctggATGGCATCTGCCTTGGTTCTTGGGCTTGCTGCTCGGTAATAGGCAGCACAGTCTTGATGTCCGAAGACCACAGTTGCGTAGCGCTCATCAAAGTGGTGGATTGTGTGGGCCTGCAGGTGGTGGCGGGTGGGATAGGCTAGGATGAGGAAAGGGAATAAGGTGTTGGAAGAACAGTTTTGGGCCGAGAGGGGAGAGTTGAAACACTCTACCTGTAGCACAAAGTCTACATTCACCATCTTTTCCATCACCTTTCTGTTTCTGCAAAAGAACACataggatgggacttccctggtggcacagtgggtaagaatccacctgccaatgcaggggacacgggttcgaccccctggtccaggaagatcccacaggccgtggagcaactaagcccacgtgccacaactactgagcctgtgctctagagcctgtgagccacaactactgaagcccacacgctctagagcctgtgctccgcaatgagagaagccacttcaacgaagcccgtgcaccacaacaaagaatagtacccgctcgccgcaactagagaaagcctgcgcgcagcaatgaagacccaatgcagcaaaaagaaaaattaaaaaaaaagaacacataggGCTTTGGCTCTACTCCTGGACCTGACCCAGAGCCAGCCTCTGTCCTATCTCACGAGTGAGAAAATCAGATAGGGAACTGACCCGAGCACTGGGAGAACCTGGCATGTCTGCCATCCTACCCTGTCTGCTTCCCTTTTCCACTTGTCAAGACCCTACCGGTTCCCAGCTCGGCAGAGCCCAGCAGTGAGGTGCTGACTGAAGAGCAGTGAGTTCAGTGGGGTCTCCAGGGAGCAGGTGGTCTCAGAGGTATCCCAGCATGCAGGTAGAGTCAGTGCT
The sequence above is drawn from the Tursiops truncatus isolate mTurTru1 chromosome 14, mTurTru1.mat.Y, whole genome shotgun sequence genome and encodes:
- the PRR30 gene encoding LOW QUALITY PROTEIN: proline-rich protein 30 (The sequence of the model RefSeq protein was modified relative to this genomic sequence to represent the inferred CDS: substituted 1 base at 1 genomic stop codon); translated protein: MLPQNKDQVLLQNAAPPGRPPRGPSKIVDSLPCNLRPQPPQQSLRPTHPPCSPPPWSHSAGSHFYSSDSNSDFVLHPYSSYLPSSPSFFHQNCLSVSAPRSSSPSHWLYPSPTLTHSSSLSQPQNSSLLSSCCQSPSHPEDVPSSTLTSPSPSLPSRGVHSNSRTWHSQQHRNTGSPVGEGGCVASERDPAEFRDPGALVQALVVHLGQRRIAHDLRLRLLQCLWQGKTGKSPVVEYPVCLVCLRPRSPSCPIPRYRTGPRLLAFLQLLPCAQGQESGPLRIGIGFGLRLPRGQARALHLLRERRPEEVGPRGEAAQARGCXAQASQAPAAQAQADLGPGNPSQNGSLRSVGPQSPNSMCWSGSQTQAPKQATVSLKPRHSSASKRPASPEPILRKSPL
- the PREB gene encoding guanine nucleotide-exchange factor SEC12 isoform X2, with the protein product MGRRRAPELYRAPFPLYALQVDPSAGLLIAAGGGGAAKTGIKNGVHFLQLEQINGRLSASLLHSHDTETRATMNLALAGNILAAGQDAHCQLLRFQIHQQKSKNKAGKAGSKEQGPRQRKGAAPAEKSGAETHQEEIEFSVENLQAVQTDFSTDPLQKVVCFNHDSTLLATGGTDGYVRVWKVPTLEKVLEFRAHEGEIEDLALGPDGKLVTVGWDLKASVWQKDQLVTQLHWQENGPTFSNTPYRYQACRFGQVPDQPAGLRLFTVQIPHKRLRQPPPCYLTAWDGSTFLPLRTKSCGHEVISCLSVSESGTFLGLGTVTGSVAIYIAFSLQGVFLYGCCCCCVSGLSL
- the PREB gene encoding guanine nucleotide-exchange factor SEC12 isoform X1 — protein: MGRRRAPELYRAPFPLYALQVDPSAGLLIAAGGGGAAKTGIKNGVHFLQLEQINGRLSASLLHSHDTETRATMNLALAGNILAAGQDAHCQLLRFQIHQQKSKNKAGKAGSKEQGPRQRKGAAPAEKSGAETHQEEIEFSVENLQAVQTDFSTDPLQKVVCFNHDSTLLATGGTDGYVRVWKVPTLEKVLEFRAHEGEIEDLALGPDGKLVTVGWDLKASVWQKDQLVTQLHWQENGPTFSNTPYRYQACRFGQVPDQPAGLRLFTVQIPHKRLRQPPPCYLTAWDGSTFLPLRTKSCGHEVISCLSVSESGTFLGLGTVTGSVAIYIAFSLQRLYYMKEAHGIVVTDVAFLPEKGRGPELLGSQETALFSVAVDSRCQLHLLPSRRSVPIWLLLLLCVGLIVVTILLLQRAFPAFL